One segment of Bacteroides caecimuris DNA contains the following:
- a CDS encoding RagB/SusD family nutrient uptake outer membrane protein: MKNYIQKYICKSVTLFVGTSLMLTGCSESFLDPDPQTMFEPETVFSTENGIKSVLAICDRQLKRNYVSEDSREMIALPTEYTFSDLMVPSATDKSGLLDNVDNLLRPNSDQSDEKNLGRTNSIYFFWRQNFEGVRNANTILSFIDNVPMDETLKNEYIGRAYFHRAYRYYSLVFQFGHVPLLTKLPEVPKQNYRSTHRDAILKKMVADMEFAVQWVPEQKDMDYVGMVNKGACRMLLSKLYMSIGEFGKAKEQLDILIDNSGYSLMKESFGTFFEGGESASWRITRNVIWDLHRPENKLIAANKEVIMGMPNRGAEKESFIPMLTMRIMYPFFFDNKIKMPDGKQALFNYTRKDDKYHKEYDYMRGLGRGISTFRTTTFYQDDLWAVNNKMDQGDLRHSAETGNWMHMENLKCNNPDSEFFGQNIKLYAEEDYYNDKNELVTPKGALLCSDTIRRWYDVPHYIFCLNDVINQAKETNNGLEGATDGSIADWYLYRLAEAYLLRAEAKFYINPDDPTIKDDINIIRERAHCTELYAGKVTIGDIMDERARELFFEEWRNVELTRVSLCLAISGRADEFGNTYKVETFDKQSGTDLEGGSYWYQRCIKKGMYNKGVTINVNATKTDINYIMGKHNIYWPIPEKAIVSNGKAPLYQNYGYDGYDPSVKIWETWEEAVADEDRF; the protein is encoded by the coding sequence ATGAAAAATTATATTCAAAAATATATTTGTAAAAGTGTCACTTTATTTGTGGGCACTTCATTGATGTTGACCGGATGTTCGGAAAGTTTTTTAGATCCGGATCCTCAAACAATGTTTGAACCGGAAACTGTGTTTTCTACGGAAAATGGTATCAAATCTGTATTGGCTATTTGCGACCGTCAGCTTAAACGTAATTATGTGAGCGAAGATTCCAGAGAGATGATAGCGCTGCCCACAGAATATACTTTTTCTGATTTGATGGTACCGTCTGCAACTGATAAAAGCGGATTGTTGGATAATGTTGACAATCTGTTGAGGCCGAACAGCGACCAAAGTGACGAAAAGAATCTAGGACGCACAAACAGTATATACTTCTTCTGGAGACAAAATTTTGAAGGTGTTAGAAATGCTAATACAATACTTTCATTTATTGACAATGTACCGATGGATGAAACTTTGAAAAACGAATACATTGGCCGTGCTTATTTCCATCGGGCGTATCGTTATTATTCATTAGTCTTTCAGTTTGGACATGTACCTTTGTTGACAAAACTTCCGGAAGTTCCTAAGCAGAACTATCGATCTACTCACCGTGATGCTATTCTGAAAAAAATGGTAGCAGATATGGAATTTGCTGTACAATGGGTTCCTGAACAGAAAGATATGGATTATGTGGGTATGGTAAATAAAGGCGCTTGCCGCATGTTGCTTTCTAAACTCTATATGTCTATTGGCGAATTCGGGAAGGCAAAGGAACAGTTGGATATCTTAATTGATAACTCAGGCTATTCTTTGATGAAAGAATCCTTCGGAACCTTTTTTGAAGGCGGCGAATCTGCATCATGGCGTATTACCCGTAATGTTATCTGGGATTTACATCGTCCGGAGAACAAGTTGATTGCTGCCAACAAGGAAGTGATTATGGGTATGCCCAACCGGGGAGCAGAGAAAGAATCATTCATCCCGATGTTGACTATGCGTATTATGTACCCTTTCTTCTTTGATAATAAAATCAAAATGCCTGATGGAAAGCAAGCTCTGTTCAACTATACTCGCAAAGATGATAAATACCATAAAGAATATGATTATATGCGCGGACTGGGACGTGGTATATCAACATTCCGTACTACCACTTTCTATCAAGACGATTTGTGGGCTGTTAATAATAAAATGGATCAAGGCGATTTGCGGCATAGTGCGGAAACGGGAAACTGGATGCACATGGAAAACCTGAAATGTAATAATCCGGATTCTGAATTCTTCGGGCAAAATATCAAGCTTTACGCAGAAGAGGATTATTACAATGATAAAAATGAACTGGTTACCCCCAAGGGAGCTTTGTTGTGTTCTGACACGATTCGTCGTTGGTATGACGTTCCTCATTATATTTTCTGCCTGAATGATGTCATCAATCAAGCGAAAGAAACCAATAATGGTCTGGAAGGAGCTACGGATGGTAGTATTGCTGATTGGTATCTGTATCGTTTGGCGGAAGCTTATCTACTGCGTGCAGAAGCAAAATTCTATATCAATCCGGATGATCCGACAATCAAGGATGATATAAACATCATCAGAGAACGTGCTCATTGTACGGAGCTTTATGCAGGCAAGGTTACTATCGGTGATATCATGGACGAACGTGCGCGTGAACTTTTCTTTGAAGAATGGCGTAATGTAGAGTTGACCCGTGTATCTCTCTGCTTGGCTATCAGCGGCAGAGCGGACGAGTTTGGGAATACATATAAGGTAGAAACATTCGACAAGCAATCCGGCACCGATCTGGAAGGTGGCAGCTATTGGTATCAGCGTTGCATCAAGAAAGGTATGTACAACAAAGGCGTTACTATTAACGTAAACGCTACTAAAACAGACATCAATTATATCATGGGTAAACATAACATTTATTGGCCTATTCCTGAAAAAGCAATCGTTTCTAACGGAAAGGCTCCTTTGTATCAGAACTACGGTTATGATGGTTATGATCCAAGTGTGAAGATATGGGAAACTTGGGAAGAGGCTGTGGCCGATGAAGACAGATTCTGA
- a CDS encoding SusC/RagA family TonB-linked outer membrane protein, protein MKNRKEGFTPRVGLFLLLVTFCLGAIQAQSSKITGYVKDQSGEPLIGVNVMEKGTTNGTVTDLNGFYSIVVKASNAVLNFSYIGYKNQEIPVAGKKLINVTMKDDSETLDEVVVVGYGTMRKKDLTGSVVQVRPDKIANENPKTVQDILRGTPGLVVGYGEGDAGAKGGGEMKIRGQRSVYTDGGHNNPLIILDGMFFQGELSEINPDDIGQIDVLKDASAAAVYGAQAANGVIIITTKKGKKGKPVVNFTASVGLTQKAAYRDRWQTTDEYLQHYVDWKEKNTYGVNVETGEYAAYSRPGNEYTSKPEYFRNPNNLSGVSLEQWRNYSTNREGESDLSIWARRLGFRYDTAALDNLLLGKTVDWQDEAFRLGFNQDYNVSISGAGDKVDYYLSLGYLRNEGAFVDDTYRAIRANLKLNAKVTDWFEVGANVNFQDRSDGEIGMDKGGFMENSPYAMLKDENGNYTQDPLMYQYDRANEKNWYFEKQYIQLEKGYTTLNTIFNAKVKLPFNITYQFNIAPRFQFFYDRYFTSAERPNSNPNDRGTNREQAKRFNWSLNNTITWDQTFANKHHVILTLVQEAEERQYWSDRIEARNILPSDALGFHNTQNGDKAVSTFRTDDNHQTADALMARAFYSYGDRYMVTGTIRRDGYSAFGANNPYAWFPSGGLAWSFTNEDFFQKYTHIMNSGKLRVSYGKNGNRSLENPYEALANLYPGGGKMQGYITSSGDLYLMRYLMAQRMMNPNLQWEKTQSWNFALDFGFLNDRITGTLEYYRMSTKDMIMRQPLSNFTGFENITTNLGQVDNSGFEVALNTLNIDKKNFQWSSSFSLSYNKNRIKHLFGDRQDIVDANGTVVGSREADYVAAGWFIDKPISAIWDYKVTGIWQKDEVEEAKKYGQVPGDPKVWNNPANDQYDADGNLVKVIYNNDDKVFQGQTAAPVTWALRNDFTLWKDLTLSVNIYSRMGHKSLESMYLNNDDDGGGMTYRLVNKNAKEYWTVDNPTNKYARIEAQGPEGAKGARRLYNRSFIRLENISVGYTLPRAWTEKVQIDRVKVYGSVRNAAVWAKDWEGYGDPETGNFASRIWTLGLNLTF, encoded by the coding sequence ATGAAAAACAGAAAAGAAGGTTTCACGCCTCGGGTAGGATTGTTCTTACTATTGGTGACTTTTTGTCTTGGTGCAATACAGGCTCAAAGTTCTAAGATTACGGGATATGTGAAAGACCAATCGGGTGAACCGTTGATTGGAGTAAATGTGATGGAAAAAGGGACCACTAATGGAACCGTAACCGATCTGAACGGATTCTATAGCATTGTGGTAAAGGCTTCAAATGCTGTGTTGAATTTCAGTTATATTGGTTATAAAAATCAAGAAATTCCGGTAGCAGGTAAAAAACTGATTAACGTCACAATGAAAGATGATTCAGAGACGCTGGATGAAGTAGTTGTAGTAGGTTATGGTACGATGCGTAAAAAAGACCTGACTGGTTCGGTCGTCCAAGTCCGTCCTGATAAAATTGCGAATGAAAATCCTAAAACTGTTCAAGACATTTTACGCGGAACACCGGGATTAGTGGTAGGTTATGGTGAAGGCGATGCTGGCGCAAAAGGCGGCGGTGAGATGAAAATCCGTGGACAGCGTTCTGTTTATACAGATGGTGGTCATAACAATCCGTTGATTATCCTCGACGGTATGTTCTTCCAAGGAGAACTCTCGGAAATTAATCCGGATGATATTGGGCAGATAGATGTTTTGAAAGACGCGTCGGCAGCTGCTGTTTATGGAGCACAGGCTGCTAACGGTGTAATCATCATCACAACGAAAAAAGGTAAAAAAGGCAAGCCTGTTGTTAATTTCACAGCTAGCGTAGGTTTAACTCAAAAGGCTGCCTATCGTGATAGATGGCAAACTACGGACGAATATCTGCAGCACTATGTAGACTGGAAAGAAAAAAACACTTATGGTGTGAATGTTGAAACAGGAGAATATGCAGCTTATTCAAGACCAGGTAATGAATATACTTCAAAGCCGGAGTATTTCCGGAATCCTAATAATTTGTCGGGAGTGTCCTTGGAACAGTGGCGTAATTATTCGACCAACCGGGAAGGAGAATCTGATCTTAGTATATGGGCAAGACGTTTGGGATTTAGATATGATACGGCTGCACTTGACAATCTTTTGTTGGGAAAGACCGTCGATTGGCAAGATGAAGCGTTCCGATTAGGTTTCAACCAAGACTATAATGTAAGCATTAGTGGTGCCGGTGATAAAGTGGATTATTACCTGTCTTTAGGTTATCTGCGTAATGAAGGCGCGTTTGTCGACGATACTTATCGGGCTATTCGTGCAAACTTGAAACTAAATGCAAAAGTAACCGATTGGTTTGAAGTGGGTGCAAATGTAAACTTTCAAGATCGTTCGGATGGTGAAATCGGCATGGATAAAGGTGGTTTTATGGAAAACAGTCCATACGCCATGCTGAAAGACGAAAACGGAAACTATACACAAGACCCCTTGATGTATCAATATGACCGTGCTAATGAAAAGAACTGGTATTTTGAGAAGCAATACATTCAATTGGAAAAAGGGTATACTACATTGAATACGATCTTCAATGCTAAAGTAAAACTGCCTTTCAACATCACTTATCAGTTTAATATTGCACCTCGTTTCCAATTTTTCTACGACCGCTATTTTACGTCTGCAGAAAGACCCAATTCCAATCCTAACGACCGTGGAACAAACCGGGAACAAGCCAAACGTTTTAACTGGTCGCTGAACAATACTATTACTTGGGATCAAACTTTTGCCAACAAGCACCATGTTATTCTGACACTTGTGCAAGAAGCGGAAGAACGCCAATATTGGTCGGACCGAATTGAAGCCCGTAATATCTTGCCATCTGATGCGCTTGGGTTCCATAACACCCAGAATGGAGATAAGGCTGTCAGTACATTCAGAACAGATGATAATCATCAAACGGCTGATGCATTGATGGCACGTGCATTCTATTCTTACGGTGATCGTTATATGGTTACCGGTACCATCAGACGTGACGGTTATTCGGCTTTTGGAGCAAATAATCCTTATGCATGGTTTCCTTCGGGAGGTCTGGCATGGTCATTCACCAATGAGGATTTTTTCCAAAAATATACTCATATCATGAATAGCGGTAAACTGCGTGTTTCATACGGTAAAAACGGTAACCGTTCATTGGAAAATCCTTACGAAGCACTTGCCAATCTTTATCCGGGGGGTGGTAAGATGCAAGGTTATATCACTTCCTCAGGTGACTTATATTTAATGCGTTATTTGATGGCCCAACGTATGATGAACCCGAATCTGCAATGGGAAAAGACACAATCGTGGAACTTTGCATTGGACTTTGGATTCTTGAACGACCGTATCACAGGTACATTGGAATATTATCGAATGAGTACCAAAGATATGATTATGAGACAACCTCTGTCTAATTTCACCGGATTTGAAAATATCACCACCAATTTAGGACAGGTGGACAATAGTGGTTTTGAGGTGGCATTGAATACGCTGAATATTGATAAGAAGAATTTCCAATGGAGTTCGTCATTCAGTCTCTCATATAATAAAAACAGAATCAAACATTTGTTCGGTGATCGTCAAGATATAGTAGATGCTAATGGAACTGTGGTAGGTTCCAGAGAAGCGGATTATGTGGCAGCCGGATGGTTTATCGACAAGCCTATTAGTGCGATTTGGGATTATAAAGTAACAGGAATCTGGCAGAAAGATGAGGTTGAAGAAGCTAAAAAATACGGGCAGGTTCCTGGTGACCCGAAAGTATGGAACAATCCGGCTAACGACCAATACGATGCTGATGGCAATTTGGTGAAGGTTATCTATAATAATGATGATAAAGTGTTCCAAGGACAAACTGCCGCTCCGGTTACATGGGCATTGCGTAATGATTTCACCTTGTGGAAAGATCTGACTCTCTCTGTGAATATTTACTCTCGTATGGGGCATAAGAGTCTGGAAAGTATGTATTTGAACAATGATGACGACGGTGGTGGCATGACTTACAGATTGGTGAACAAGAATGCGAAGGAATATTGGACTGTAGACAATCCGACTAATAAATATGCACGTATCGAGGCGCAAGGTCCGGAAGGTGCAAAAGGCGCACGTAGATTATATAATCGTTCTTTCATTCGTTTAGAAAATATATCTGTCGGCTATACATTGCCAAGGGCTTGGACGGAAAAAGTACAAATCGATCGTGTGAAAGTGTATGGCTCTGTTCGCAACGCTGCTGTATGGGCTAAAGATTGGGAAGGATATGGCGACCCTGAAACCGGAAATTTTGCATCTCGTATTTGGACGCTTGGACTTAATTTAACATTCTAA
- a CDS encoding FAD:protein FMN transferase codes for MQVPIQHIYKPSREGSGLLYAWFLSMHTRVDIILYSKKTEGELLLVVNRIYDALCRLEKMANFYDPTSKLAYVNRTAFVSPVVLSEELYSMIDLCLEYNEKTLGCFDITVHSENYNQTTIQSVHLSAEDHSIYFSRPGVAVNLSGFLKGYALETIKSILNECVIENALINMGNSSVLALGNHPVGTGWKVNDILLHDECLTTSGNDSSERRHIVSPRDGKLVEGARQISVVTTNGAIGEILSTALFAADGEQRKALMGIYAHCRVYIYPPC; via the coding sequence ATGCAAGTCCCTATTCAACATATCTATAAGCCATCCCGTGAAGGCAGTGGACTGCTTTACGCCTGGTTTCTTTCCATGCATACACGGGTGGATATTATCCTGTATAGCAAGAAAACGGAAGGAGAATTGTTGCTTGTGGTCAATCGTATTTATGATGCATTGTGCCGGTTGGAAAAGATGGCGAACTTTTATGATCCGACCAGTAAATTGGCTTATGTCAACCGGACAGCTTTTGTTTCTCCGGTCGTTCTTAGCGAAGAACTCTATTCAATGATTGATTTATGTCTGGAATATAATGAGAAGACTCTGGGGTGTTTTGATATTACAGTCCATTCAGAAAATTACAATCAGACCACGATACAATCGGTCCATTTATCAGCCGAAGATCATAGTATCTATTTTTCACGACCGGGAGTTGCTGTCAACTTATCCGGTTTCCTCAAGGGATATGCTTTGGAGACAATTAAAAGCATATTGAATGAGTGCGTGATAGAAAATGCATTGATAAATATGGGAAACAGTTCTGTCCTTGCATTAGGTAATCATCCGGTAGGAACGGGATGGAAAGTCAATGATATACTTCTTCATGATGAGTGTCTTACAACCTCTGGCAATGACTCTTCTGAACGTCGGCACATTGTTTCTCCTCGAGATGGAAAATTGGTGGAAGGCGCCCGACAGATATCTGTAGTTACAACGAATGGGGCAATAGGAGAAATATTGTCTACCGCTTTGTTTGCCGCTGACGGTGAACAGCGTAAAGCTTTGATGGGTATATATGCACACTGTCGTGTATATATATATCCACCGTGCTGA
- a CDS encoding DUF1080 domain-containing protein: MKKNIVLTLLLFCAASLGAQNWEPLFNGKNLKGWKKLNGKAEYKIVDGAIVGVSKMGTPNTFLATTKNYGDFILEFDFKVDDGLNSGVQLRSESKKDYKKGRVHGYQFEIDPSKRAWSGGIYDEARRNWLYPLTLNPSAKNAFKNNAWNKARIEAVGNSIRTWINGVPCANIWDDMTPVGFIALQVHAIGNAADEGKTVSWKNIRICTTDVERYQTPEAQAAPEVNLIANTISPNEAKEGWTLLWDGKTTDGWRGAKLSTFPAKGWKIEDGVLKVIKSGGAESANGGDIVTTRKYKNFILKVDFKITEGANSGIKYFVNPDMNKGAGSAIGCEFQILDDDKHPDAKLGVKGNRKLGSLYDLIPAPENKPFNKKEFNTATIIVKGNHVEHWLNGVKLIEYDRNNEMWNALVAYSKYKNWPNFGNPEEGNILLQDHGDEVWFKNVKIKELK; the protein is encoded by the coding sequence ATGAAGAAGAATATCGTATTAACTTTACTTTTATTCTGTGCCGCTTCTTTAGGTGCACAGAATTGGGAACCTCTTTTCAATGGGAAAAACCTGAAAGGATGGAAAAAATTGAATGGCAAAGCCGAGTATAAAATTGTAGATGGTGCCATTGTCGGTGTATCTAAGATGGGAACACCCAATACTTTTTTGGCAACGACAAAGAATTATGGTGACTTTATCCTTGAGTTTGACTTCAAGGTAGATGACGGTTTAAATTCCGGAGTACAGCTTCGTAGTGAAAGCAAGAAAGATTATAAGAAAGGTCGCGTACACGGTTATCAGTTTGAGATCGATCCTTCCAAACGCGCTTGGTCAGGTGGTATCTATGATGAGGCACGTAGAAACTGGCTTTATCCTTTGACGCTGAATCCGTCGGCAAAAAACGCTTTTAAGAATAATGCATGGAATAAAGCTCGTATTGAGGCTGTAGGTAACTCAATCCGCACCTGGATAAACGGAGTACCTTGTGCTAATATCTGGGATGATATGACTCCTGTGGGTTTCATTGCTTTGCAAGTGCATGCCATTGGAAATGCGGCAGATGAAGGTAAAACAGTTAGTTGGAAAAATATCCGCATTTGTACGACGGACGTAGAACGCTATCAGACACCGGAAGCGCAAGCTGCACCGGAAGTGAATCTGATTGCCAACACGATTTCTCCGAATGAAGCAAAAGAAGGATGGACTCTATTATGGGATGGCAAGACTACTGATGGATGGAGAGGAGCTAAACTTTCTACTTTCCCTGCAAAAGGCTGGAAGATAGAAGATGGAGTTCTGAAAGTAATAAAGAGTGGTGGCGCTGAATCTGCTAATGGCGGTGATATTGTGACTACCCGTAAATACAAGAACTTTATTCTGAAAGTAGATTTTAAGATTACTGAAGGTGCCAATAGCGGAATTAAATATTTCGTAAACCCGGATATGAATAAAGGTGCAGGCTCTGCCATCGGTTGTGAATTCCAGATTCTTGATGATGACAAACATCCTGATGCAAAACTGGGTGTGAAAGGTAACAGAAAGCTAGGTTCGTTGTATGATCTGATTCCGGCTCCTGAGAATAAACCTTTCAACAAGAAAGAATTTAATACAGCTACCATTATCGTAAAAGGTAACCATGTAGAACATTGGTTGAACGGAGTTAAATTGATTGAATATGACCGTAACAATGAGATGTGGAATGCATTGGTAGCATACAGTAAATATAAAAACTGGCCTAATTTCGGAAATCCGGAGGAAGGAAATATACTTCTTCAGGATCACGGAGACGAAGTGTGGTTCAAGAACGTGAAAATTAAAGAACTGAAATAA
- a CDS encoding Gfo/Idh/MocA family oxidoreductase — translation MVTRRDFLKTMSMASAGLALGTGDLLHAQTASPKTGRGDKVKIAYIGIGNRGEQIIEDFARTGMVEVVALCDVDMGAKHTQKIMAKYPKAKQFRDFRQMFDKAGNEFDAVAIATPDHSHFPISMLALASGKHVYVEKPLARTFYEAELLMQAARKRPNLVTQVGNQGHSEANYFQFKAWMDAGIIKDVTAITAHMNNPRRWHKWDTNIYKLPSGQQLPKDLDWDTWLGAAPYHEYNKDYHLGQWRCWYDFGMGALGDWGAHILDTAHEFLELGLPYEVTMQYANGHNDYFFPYSSTILFRFPQRKGMPPVDITWYDGLDNLPPIPAGYGVSGLDPNIPATNQGDTPKSKLNPGKIIYTKDLIFKGGSHGSTLSIIPEEKAKEMADKLPKVPKSPSNHFENFLLACNGIEKTRSPFEINGVLSQVFSLGVMAQRLNTQLFFDPRTKQITNNEFANAMLAGLPPRKGWDEFYKL, via the coding sequence ATGGTAACACGAAGGGATTTTTTGAAAACGATGTCGATGGCTTCAGCCGGATTGGCATTGGGAACCGGTGATTTATTACATGCGCAAACCGCTTCACCTAAAACAGGAAGAGGTGACAAAGTGAAGATTGCTTATATCGGCATTGGTAACCGTGGAGAGCAGATTATTGAAGACTTTGCACGCACAGGCATGGTGGAAGTGGTGGCTTTATGTGATGTAGACATGGGCGCCAAACATACACAAAAGATAATGGCTAAATACCCGAAAGCAAAGCAGTTTAGGGATTTCCGCCAAATGTTTGATAAGGCCGGTAACGAATTTGATGCCGTAGCAATTGCTACTCCCGACCATTCGCATTTCCCGATCAGTATGCTGGCTTTGGCTTCCGGAAAGCATGTATATGTAGAGAAACCGCTGGCACGTACTTTCTATGAAGCGGAACTGTTGATGCAAGCGGCGCGTAAACGTCCGAACTTGGTGACGCAAGTAGGAAACCAAGGTCACTCCGAAGCCAACTATTTTCAGTTCAAGGCTTGGATGGATGCAGGTATCATCAAAGACGTTACTGCTATCACTGCCCACATGAATAACCCGCGCCGTTGGCATAAATGGGACACCAATATTTATAAACTTCCTTCCGGTCAGCAACTGCCGAAAGATCTGGATTGGGACACTTGGCTCGGAGCCGCTCCTTATCACGAGTATAATAAAGATTATCATTTAGGACAATGGCGTTGTTGGTATGATTTCGGTATGGGAGCATTGGGCGACTGGGGAGCACATATCCTCGACACGGCTCACGAATTCCTGGAACTGGGATTGCCATACGAAGTCACCATGCAATATGCAAATGGACATAATGATTACTTTTTCCCGTATTCTTCCACAATTCTCTTCCGTTTTCCGCAACGTAAAGGAATGCCACCGGTAGATATTACCTGGTATGATGGTTTGGATAATCTTCCTCCTATTCCTGCCGGTTATGGAGTGTCGGGACTAGACCCGAACATCCCGGCAACTAATCAGGGAGATACTCCGAAATCTAAGTTGAATCCGGGAAAGATCATTTATACGAAGGATTTGATCTTCAAGGGCGGTAGTCATGGAAGCACTCTATCCATTATTCCGGAGGAGAAAGCAAAAGAGATGGCAGACAAGTTGCCGAAAGTTCCTAAAAGTCCTTCCAATCACTTCGAGAACTTCTTATTGGCATGTAACGGTATTGAAAAGACACGCTCGCCGTTCGAAATCAATGGAGTGTTGAGTCAGGTATTCTCACTGGGTGTGATGGCTCAACGACTTAATACACAGTTGTTCTTTGATCCTCGTACGAAGCAGATTACAAATAATGAATTTGCCAATGCAATGCTGGCGGGACTTCCGCCGCGTAAAGGTTGGGATGAATTTTATAAATTATAA
- a CDS encoding Gfo/Idh/MocA family oxidoreductase: MKHTPISRRDFLKNLGIAGAGTLLAASPWLSAFSEVMNTSNEKCRLAIIGPGSRGQFLMGFLAKNPKVDIVALCDIYKPSIESALKLAPNAKVYGDYREVLEDKSIDAILVATPLSSHCKIVLDAFDAGKHVFCEKSIGFTMEECYRMYQKHRSTGKIFFTGQQRLFDPRYIKAMEMIHAGTFGEINAIRTFWNRNGDWRRSVPSPNLERLINWRLYKEFSKGLMTELACHQLQIGSWALRKIPEKVMGHGAITYWKDGREVYDNVSCVYVFDDGVKMTFDSVISNKFYGLEEQIMGNLGTVEPEKGKYYFESVAPAPAFLQMVNDWENKVFDSLPFAGTSWAPETANENKGEFIIGERPKSDGTSLLLEAFVEAVITQKQPKNIAEEGYYASMLCLLGHQALEEERTLYFPDEYKIDYLNHQSVKTPEAI, from the coding sequence ATGAAACATACCCCTATTAGCAGGCGGGATTTTCTAAAGAATTTAGGCATAGCCGGGGCAGGTACCCTTCTTGCAGCAAGCCCTTGGCTTTCTGCTTTTTCGGAGGTGATGAACACCTCAAACGAGAAGTGTCGTCTGGCAATTATCGGACCCGGTTCCCGGGGACAGTTTTTAATGGGATTTTTGGCTAAGAACCCCAAAGTCGATATTGTAGCATTGTGCGACATTTATAAACCGTCTATCGAGAGCGCATTGAAACTTGCACCTAATGCCAAAGTGTATGGTGACTACCGGGAAGTGCTGGAGGATAAGTCGATAGATGCTATACTCGTAGCTACCCCTCTTAGCTCGCATTGTAAAATTGTATTGGATGCCTTCGACGCAGGAAAGCATGTGTTCTGTGAAAAGTCAATAGGTTTCACGATGGAAGAGTGTTACCGTATGTATCAGAAGCATCGTAGTACGGGAAAGATCTTCTTTACAGGGCAACAGCGCCTGTTCGATCCTCGTTACATCAAAGCAATGGAGATGATTCATGCCGGTACCTTTGGCGAAATAAATGCCATCCGTACTTTCTGGAACCGGAACGGGGACTGGAGACGTTCGGTACCTTCACCCAATTTGGAACGCCTGATAAATTGGCGTCTCTACAAGGAATTCTCAAAAGGACTGATGACGGAACTTGCTTGCCATCAGCTTCAGATCGGAAGCTGGGCTTTGCGTAAGATACCCGAAAAGGTGATGGGACACGGTGCCATCACTTATTGGAAAGACGGCAGAGAGGTGTATGACAATGTGAGCTGTGTATATGTGTTTGATGATGGTGTGAAAATGACATTTGACTCTGTCATTTCCAATAAATTCTATGGACTGGAAGAACAGATCATGGGTAATCTCGGAACGGTAGAACCGGAAAAGGGAAAATATTACTTTGAAAGTGTAGCTCCTGCACCGGCCTTCCTGCAAATGGTGAATGACTGGGAAAACAAGGTGTTTGACTCTCTGCCTTTTGCCGGAACAAGCTGGGCACCGGAAACTGCAAACGAAAACAAAGGAGAATTTATTATCGGAGAACGTCCCAAGAGCGACGGTACGTCATTGTTGTTGGAAGCTTTCGTTGAAGCCGTCATAACACAAAAACAACCTAAAAACATAGCGGAAGAAGGATATTATGCAAGTATGCTCTGTTTGCTGGGTCATCAGGCGTTGGAAGAAGAGCGGACGCTTTATTTCCCTGATGAGTATAAAATAGATTATCTGAACCATCAATCTGTAAAAACACCCGAAGCAATATGA